The genome window TATCCTTGGTCAGGGCCAAAACATCCCCGTTAGCTAGGATAAAGCTGTTCTCCCGCGGCACCCCGGTTAATTCAGCCAGTTTGGTGTGAATCTTTTGCATCCGGTATTCCCCGTGGACTGGCGCAAAGAACTTTGGCTTCATCAAACGAAGCATGAACTCTTCATCAATCTGGCCACCGTGTCCAGAGGTGTGGATATTGTTAACATAACCGTGGATGACATTAGCGCTACTTTCTTCCAGTTTGTTAATCAAAGCGTTGACGCTGGTGGTATTCCCTGGAATTGGGTTACTGGAGAAGACCACCGTATCGTCCGGCTGGATGGTAATCTGCCGGTGGGTCCCGTTGGCAATCCGGCTCAGTGCGGCCATCGGTTCACCCTGGGAGCCGGTACACATAATCAGGACTTTCTCCGGTGGGTAGTTGTTAATTTCATTCTGGTCGATCAGGGCATCCTCCGGAATATTAAGGTAGCCCAGTTCCTGCCCCGCGGCAATCGCGTTTTCCATGCTCCGGCCAAAGACCGCGATCTTCCGACCCTGAGCAATTGCGGCATCTGAGGCTTCCCGAAGCCGGTAAACATTGGAAGCGAAGGAAGCGAAAATAATCCGGCCCTTAATTCGTTCAAAAATTCGCCGAATGTGAATATCAACCCAGCGCTCGGACTTGGTAAACTGCGGTCGTTCCGCGTTCGTACTATCAGACGTCAAAAGCAGGACGCCTTCATCACCAAGCTTAGCCATCTGTTGCAGGTTAGGACCCGGTAGGCCACCAACCGGCGTCAGGTCAAACTTGAAGTCCCCGGTCTGGATGATGGTACCCTGTGGGGTGTGAACAGCAACCCCCAAGGTGTCGGGAATTGAGTGGGTCGTCCGGAAGAAGCTGACCCAGAGCTTCTTGAAGTGCACTTCGTCAAATTCGTTAATTTCGTGCAACTCCGCATTCCGCAAGAGGTGCTT of Limosilactobacillus oris contains these proteins:
- the rnjA gene encoding ribonuclease J1, whose protein sequence is MAKLKIKNNEVAFYAMGGLGEIGKNMYCVQFQDEIIIIDCGVLFPEDELLGVDYVIQNYDYLIENKDKIKGIFITHGHEDHIGGLPFFLQKVNAPIYAGPFAMSLIKGKLEEKHLLRNAELHEINEFDEVHFKKLWVSFFRTTHSIPDTLGVAVHTPQGTIIQTGDFKFDLTPVGGLPGPNLQQMAKLGDEGVLLLTSDSTNAERPQFTKSERWVDIHIRRIFERIKGRIIFASFASNVYRLREASDAAIAQGRKIAVFGRSMENAIAAGQELGYLNIPEDALIDQNEINNYPPEKVLIMCTGSQGEPMAALSRIANGTHRQITIQPDDTVVFSSNPIPGNTTSVNALINKLEESSANVIHGYVNNIHTSGHGGQIDEEFMLRLMKPKFFAPVHGEYRMQKIHTKLAELTGVPRENSFILANGDVLALTKDSCRIADHIDSVSDVYIDGRDAGDTVGNPEIRERRLLSEEGVVTAIAVVDLKDYQIVAGPDIVSRGFVYMHESQELIKAANHEVFWAILNTFKNHKHVDQRALNRTIVSRLQKLLFERTGRRPVIIPMVTILNGNNRSENHHYRHPNHNRHGKENEKQPANNSKHEGKGNGQQRKEEAIKA